In Thermoanaerobaculum aquaticum, a single genomic region encodes these proteins:
- a CDS encoding YebC/PmpR family DNA-binding transcriptional regulator has translation MSGHNKWSTIKHKKSKLDAKRGKLFTKLIREITTAARLGGGDPEANPRLRAAIQAARAANMPQENITKAIQRGTGELPGVTYEEVVYEGYGPGGVAVMLQVLTDNRNRTTAEIRHLFSKHGGNLGETGCVSFLFKKQGYLLVPKSSGSEDAVMEAALEAGAEDFFADDPEFFEIYTAPDELHRVKGALEAKGFTVEQAKIEMVPTTQVRLEDKKAEQMIRLMEAFEDHDDVQNVWANFDIDPSLLEAQ, from the coding sequence ATGTCGGGACACAACAAATGGAGCACGATCAAGCACAAGAAGAGCAAGCTCGATGCCAAGAGGGGCAAGCTCTTCACCAAGCTGATTCGGGAAATCACCACCGCAGCGCGCTTGGGGGGTGGTGATCCGGAAGCCAACCCGCGTTTGCGGGCAGCCATCCAGGCGGCTAGGGCCGCCAACATGCCCCAGGAAAACATCACCAAAGCCATCCAGCGGGGTACCGGCGAGCTTCCTGGGGTGACCTACGAAGAGGTGGTGTACGAGGGGTACGGCCCCGGCGGGGTGGCGGTCATGCTGCAAGTGCTCACCGACAACCGCAACCGCACCACCGCGGAGATCCGGCACCTGTTCTCCAAGCACGGCGGCAACCTGGGGGAAACCGGGTGCGTGTCGTTCCTCTTTAAGAAGCAGGGTTACCTTCTCGTGCCCAAGAGCTCGGGTTCTGAGGACGCGGTGATGGAAGCGGCTCTGGAAGCAGGGGCTGAGGACTTTTTCGCCGATGACCCCGAGTTTTTTGAAATCTACACCGCTCCTGACGAGCTCCATCGGGTGAAGGGCGCCTTGGAGGCCAAGGGGTTCACCGTGGAGCAGGCCAAGATCGAAATGGTCCCCACCACCCAGGTGCGTCTGGAAGACAAGAAGGCCGAGCAAATGATCCGCCTCATGGAGGCCTTCGAGGACCACGACGACGTGCAGAACGTGTGGGCCAACTTCGATATTGACCCCAGCTTGCTGGAAGCGCAGTAA
- a CDS encoding dolichyl-phosphate beta-glucosyltransferase — protein MHSPRLSVVIPAFNEAGRLPQTLERIAAYLTAKAELLPAEVVVVNDGSTDATAAVASAWQPPPGLSLVLHSLPQNRGKGAAVRAGLALASGELVLITDADLATPIEELEKLLPYANAVACGSRAVDRRLIFKKQPFLRDRLGRAFNVALRLLGLTQLRDTQCGFKLLPGALARELSAELTFDGFIYDVELLTRAQRRGFAVVEVPVRWAHVEASRVKPLRDGLAMLADALRLRLKLWREGPKACRKGEKRG, from the coding sequence ATGCACTCTCCCCGTCTTTCCGTGGTGATTCCGGCCTTTAACGAAGCCGGGCGCCTGCCGCAAACCCTGGAGCGGATTGCTGCTTATCTCACCGCCAAGGCGGAGCTGCTGCCGGCGGAAGTGGTGGTGGTGAACGACGGCTCCACCGATGCCACAGCGGCGGTAGCTTCCGCTTGGCAGCCGCCGCCGGGGCTTTCGCTGGTGCTGCATTCGCTTCCCCAAAATCGCGGCAAGGGTGCGGCGGTACGCGCGGGTTTGGCTTTGGCTTCCGGGGAGCTGGTGCTCATCACCGATGCGGATTTGGCGACACCCATCGAGGAGCTGGAAAAGCTTTTGCCCTACGCTAACGCGGTGGCCTGTGGCTCGCGGGCGGTGGACCGGCGGCTTATTTTCAAAAAGCAGCCTTTCCTTCGGGACCGCCTGGGCCGGGCTTTTAACGTGGCCTTGCGGCTTTTGGGGTTGACCCAGCTACGGGATACGCAGTGCGGCTTCAAGCTGCTCCCCGGAGCGTTGGCCCGGGAGCTCAGTGCCGAGCTTACCTTCGACGGCTTCATTTACGACGTGGAGCTTCTAACCCGTGCCCAGAGGAGGGGCTTTGCGGTGGTGGAGGTGCCGGTGCGCTGGGCCCACGTGGAGGCCTCCCGGGTTAAGCCCCTCCGTGATGGGCTGGCCATGCTGGCCGACGCCCTTCGCTTGCGCTTGAAGCTTTGGCGAGAAGGGCCTAAAGCTTGCCGTAAAGGGGAAAAGCGCGGGTAA
- a CDS encoding bifunctional folylpolyglutamate synthase/dihydrofolate synthase gives MSRPPLALELDRLLAHRFEARVVPGLERIAGVLAELGHPEHSFPSVLVLGTNGKGSTAAFLASILQSMGLRVGLYTSPHLVRVEERIRIGGTPLPPEELLVWVQRLSRFPELSYFETLTAAAFAAFAENHVDIAVMEAGLGGRWDATNAKAHEVALLTNVGTDHQDWLGPTRAHIAAEKAAALRGREAILGEWDPSLAEVIRTHAGPQTRISRASQWVTVEPLPTAQPSLFSTVRAHAFGEEWQLQLPLAGRFQVHNYRLALAGLGALDQLQLVPRPSRDALIAGTLATRWPGRLEEIRWQGRRFLLDGAHNLEAMTALTQALAAAGLAGKLDLVFSCLSDKPLAAMAELLRPLVGEVQVTPLPSPRARDLEELARAFPGCRVAASVAEALEAAAPHRLTLVTGSLRLVGEALSFLRGQA, from the coding sequence GTGTCTCGCCCACCTCTCGCCCTAGAGCTTGACCGGCTCTTGGCCCATCGCTTCGAAGCCCGGGTGGTGCCCGGTCTTGAGCGCATTGCCGGGGTTTTAGCGGAGCTGGGCCACCCGGAACATAGCTTTCCCTCGGTGCTGGTGCTGGGCACCAACGGCAAGGGGTCCACCGCGGCGTTTTTAGCTTCTATCCTGCAAAGCATGGGGTTGCGGGTGGGGCTCTACACCTCCCCCCACCTGGTGCGGGTGGAGGAGCGCATCCGCATTGGCGGTACCCCGCTGCCTCCGGAAGAGCTCCTGGTTTGGGTTCAGAGGCTTTCCCGGTTTCCTGAGCTTTCCTACTTCGAAACCCTCACCGCCGCTGCCTTTGCGGCCTTTGCCGAAAACCACGTGGACATTGCCGTCATGGAAGCCGGCCTGGGAGGCCGCTGGGATGCCACCAACGCCAAGGCCCACGAGGTGGCGCTGCTCACCAACGTGGGCACCGACCATCAGGACTGGCTGGGACCCACCCGCGCCCACATTGCCGCCGAAAAGGCCGCTGCCCTGCGGGGGCGGGAAGCCATCCTGGGTGAGTGGGACCCAAGCCTTGCGGAGGTGATCCGCACCCACGCTGGCCCGCAGACCCGCATTTCCCGGGCGTCCCAGTGGGTCACGGTGGAACCTCTCCCCACGGCCCAACCCTCCCTCTTCTCCACCGTTCGCGCCCACGCGTTCGGCGAAGAGTGGCAGCTGCAGCTTCCCTTGGCAGGCCGCTTTCAAGTGCACAACTACCGCCTGGCCCTGGCCGGGCTTGGGGCGCTGGACCAGCTGCAGCTGGTTCCCCGCCCCAGCCGCGACGCCCTGATTGCCGGCACGCTTGCCACCCGCTGGCCGGGAAGGCTCGAGGAAATTCGCTGGCAGGGGCGCCGGTTCTTGCTGGACGGGGCTCACAACCTGGAAGCCATGACGGCGTTAACCCAGGCGCTTGCTGCCGCCGGTCTGGCCGGGAAGCTCGACCTTGTCTTTTCCTGCTTGTCCGACAAGCCCCTGGCCGCCATGGCCGAGCTTTTGCGGCCGCTGGTGGGAGAGGTGCAGGTGACACCGCTCCCTTCCCCCCGGGCCCGGGACCTTGAGGAGCTCGCCCGCGCGTTCCCCGGCTGCCGGGTGGCGGCCAGTGTGGCCGAAGCGCTGGAAGCTGCCGCACCCCACCGCCTTACCCTGGTCACCGGCTCCCTGCGCCTGGTGGGGGAAGCCCTGAGCTTCCTTCGGGGGCAGGCATGA
- the dgt gene encoding dGTP triphosphohydrolase: MTTVSLRLRSVLEAQEETLLAPYATLSRDATRRHPLDATNPEEDFRTQFARDRDRILHARAFRRLKHKTQVYVPHTADHPRTRLTHTLEVAQLARTMARALGLNEDLTEAIALGHDLGHTPFGHSGEKVLARILAGKEPSCPLPASVVGEVGTFKHNYHSLRVVDLLEQRYPTPGLNLTDPVREGILKHTSWNPDLPFPLPDREGLRLHQPCHLEGQVVALADEIAQQTHDLEDGLANEAVSLSAVEPLGLVAQAIEILGDRYRQERSAFRRAAALQRTLIHLLVTDAVRHTARQLGELAATFGLGDRASWQRFWAASPRELVAFSPHMQPLFAELKAFIYQFIINHQEVNLQDHRAQLVLTGLFRAYYSNPLTLPPYVLLRFSEVSGRPYLRDLPHGQAQEEVTTHYHPDPRFVRILVDHLAGMSDRFALSEFEKLYHPTVGSW; the protein is encoded by the coding sequence ATGACCACCGTGAGCTTACGCCTGCGATCGGTCCTCGAAGCCCAGGAAGAAACGCTTCTGGCCCCTTACGCTACGCTTTCCCGGGACGCCACCCGTCGGCACCCTCTCGATGCCACCAACCCCGAAGAGGACTTTCGCACCCAGTTTGCCCGGGACCGCGACCGCATCCTCCACGCCCGGGCCTTCCGCCGGCTCAAGCACAAAACCCAGGTGTACGTGCCGCACACCGCCGACCACCCCCGCACCCGGCTCACCCACACCCTGGAGGTGGCCCAGCTGGCGCGTACCATGGCCCGCGCCTTAGGGCTCAACGAGGACCTCACGGAAGCCATTGCCCTGGGGCACGACCTGGGCCACACCCCCTTTGGCCACTCGGGGGAAAAGGTGCTGGCCCGCATCCTGGCCGGGAAGGAGCCCTCCTGCCCGCTGCCCGCCAGCGTGGTTGGCGAGGTAGGTACCTTCAAGCACAACTACCACTCCCTGCGGGTGGTGGACCTTTTGGAGCAACGCTACCCCACACCCGGCTTAAACCTCACCGACCCCGTGCGGGAGGGCATCCTGAAGCACACCTCCTGGAACCCGGACCTGCCCTTCCCCCTCCCCGACCGGGAAGGGTTGCGGTTGCACCAGCCCTGCCATTTGGAAGGCCAGGTGGTGGCCCTCGCCGACGAAATTGCCCAGCAGACCCATGATCTGGAGGACGGCCTGGCCAACGAGGCGGTAAGCCTTTCCGCGGTGGAGCCGCTGGGCTTGGTGGCTCAAGCCATCGAGATTCTGGGGGACCGCTACCGGCAGGAGCGCTCGGCCTTCCGGAGGGCGGCGGCCCTCCAGCGCACCCTCATCCACCTTTTGGTCACCGATGCGGTACGCCACACCGCCCGGCAGCTCGGGGAGCTGGCTGCCACTTTCGGCTTGGGCGACCGCGCTTCCTGGCAGCGCTTTTGGGCCGCAAGTCCCCGGGAGCTGGTGGCCTTTTCGCCCCACATGCAGCCGCTCTTTGCCGAGCTCAAGGCCTTCATTTACCAGTTCATCATCAACCACCAGGAGGTGAACCTCCAGGACCACCGCGCACAGCTGGTGCTCACCGGCCTTTTCCGCGCCTACTACAGCAACCCCCTGACCCTTCCGCCCTACGTATTGCTGCGATTTTCCGAGGTTTCCGGCCGGCCCTACCTGCGGGATTTGCCCCACGGCCAGGCTCAGGAGGAAGTGACCACCCACTACCACCCCGACCCCCGCTTTGTGCGCATCCTGGTGGACCATTTGGCCGGCATGTCTGACCGCTTTGCCCTCTCGGAGTTTGAAAAGTTGTACCATCCCACCGTCGGCTCCTGGTGA
- a CDS encoding TonB family protein — MKPTVLLVDYEPRNAARYAAALAPLNVEFLSATDLDGAIAHCSKVEPSLVLLTSVLPRVKVEDAITQLRARAGLRTTPFVVLMSGYTGSDTRGDAQRLGAQDILPKPFSDQQLRDCVKQWLEAGARAATVSEKTKVEILEALKQQGAEGGVVTSQELFGDILSEEEEAPSPADTQRIRVEPKAPVKKPEAPAPAPPQAAPAAPPKPPTPPRQVPAPKGAVEDVERVLEATIADVLKAEEKKPKPAEDTGAKRVDELLSQTLSGLEVPLKPKPKPEAKPTPPPPAEAPVARPEPPKPAAAQPTATTGTAFGQYELIEHIATGGMAEVYKARMKGLEGFQKIVAIKRILPHLTDNDEFVTMFIDEAKLAAQLQHPNIIHIYDLGKIERSYYIAMEYIDGLDLRSILNKLQAKGERFPLPLALYVGARLADALDYAHRKRDFKGQAMALVHRDVSPQNVLISYEGEIKLCDFGIAKAASKASHTRAGALKGKLQYMSPEQAWGKDLDHRSDIFSLGLVLYEMIVGRKAFSGDSELSILEQVRSPKLVPPRELDPSIPPEVEQILLKALKEKREERYQSAADMAKDLEAAMRAFEPAPSAAQLAAFLCDLVGRERPALATEAAATVKLPVSAPTPKPPEPQPAAPPKPEPAPAPAQPVTIPELEEAIPQRPKPSPLVWAVPAVLVVVVGGYFLLTRSKPAESPLPAPTPEAQQVAQAGIPEPTAPPALPGPEAAARPAGQPAAAPAVVPTVAAPATRTPIPTAAPTPAPTRPAAPTPTPAPAVVPPPVVPPAEVEPTPTPEPTPTPRPTPTPAPVVAQAPAPAVKEGDLVDVPDVWPEPILMPKPNYPPLAARQRQGGTVILSVLVDENGVVRDVKVLRGIKPDLGLDAAAVAAVRNWRYKPATKDGVKVKTWFTQPIPFKPQ, encoded by the coding sequence ATGAAACCGACAGTCCTCCTCGTTGACTACGAGCCCCGCAACGCCGCCCGCTATGCGGCCGCCTTGGCTCCCTTGAACGTGGAGTTCCTCTCCGCCACCGACCTGGATGGGGCTATCGCCCACTGCAGCAAGGTGGAGCCTTCGCTGGTGCTGTTAACCTCGGTGTTGCCCCGGGTCAAGGTGGAAGACGCCATTACCCAACTGCGAGCCCGGGCTGGCCTGCGGACCACCCCCTTTGTCGTCCTGATGAGTGGCTACACCGGCAGCGACACCCGCGGGGACGCCCAGCGGTTAGGGGCCCAGGACATTCTCCCCAAGCCCTTTTCCGACCAGCAGCTCCGGGATTGCGTGAAGCAGTGGCTGGAAGCCGGAGCACGGGCCGCCACGGTTTCCGAAAAAACCAAGGTGGAAATCCTTGAGGCCCTGAAACAGCAGGGCGCCGAGGGCGGCGTGGTGACCTCCCAGGAGCTCTTTGGCGATATCCTGAGTGAGGAAGAAGAAGCACCCAGCCCAGCCGATACCCAGCGCATCCGCGTGGAACCCAAAGCCCCGGTGAAGAAACCGGAGGCGCCGGCACCAGCCCCACCCCAGGCCGCACCCGCCGCACCACCCAAACCCCCAACCCCTCCCCGCCAGGTGCCCGCCCCAAAGGGAGCGGTGGAGGACGTGGAGCGGGTGCTGGAAGCCACCATTGCCGATGTCCTCAAGGCCGAAGAGAAAAAGCCCAAGCCCGCGGAGGATACCGGCGCCAAGCGGGTGGACGAGCTGCTCTCGCAAACCCTTTCCGGGCTTGAAGTGCCTCTGAAACCCAAGCCCAAACCGGAAGCCAAGCCTACCCCTCCCCCTCCAGCCGAAGCTCCCGTGGCTCGCCCTGAGCCTCCCAAGCCTGCGGCCGCCCAGCCCACAGCCACCACCGGCACCGCCTTTGGCCAGTACGAGCTCATCGAGCACATTGCCACCGGCGGCATGGCCGAGGTGTACAAGGCGCGCATGAAGGGCCTGGAGGGCTTCCAGAAGATCGTGGCCATCAAGCGCATCCTCCCGCACCTTACCGACAACGACGAGTTCGTCACCATGTTCATTGACGAGGCCAAGCTGGCCGCCCAGCTCCAGCACCCCAACATCATCCACATTTACGACTTGGGCAAGATCGAGCGCTCCTACTACATCGCCATGGAGTACATTGACGGCCTCGATCTGCGCTCCATCCTCAACAAGCTGCAGGCTAAAGGGGAGCGCTTCCCCTTGCCTCTGGCGCTGTACGTGGGGGCGCGGTTAGCCGATGCCCTGGACTACGCGCACCGCAAGCGCGACTTCAAGGGCCAGGCCATGGCCCTGGTGCACCGCGACGTTTCCCCGCAAAACGTGCTGATCTCCTACGAAGGGGAAATCAAGCTCTGTGACTTCGGCATTGCCAAGGCCGCCTCCAAGGCTTCCCATACCCGCGCCGGGGCTCTCAAAGGCAAGCTTCAGTACATGTCCCCGGAACAGGCCTGGGGCAAGGACCTGGACCACCGCTCCGACATCTTCTCCCTGGGCCTGGTGCTTTACGAGATGATCGTGGGGCGCAAGGCCTTTTCCGGGGATTCGGAGCTTTCCATCCTCGAGCAGGTGCGCAGCCCCAAGCTGGTGCCACCCCGGGAGCTGGACCCCAGCATCCCGCCCGAAGTGGAGCAGATCCTCCTCAAGGCGCTTAAGGAAAAGCGCGAGGAGCGCTACCAGTCGGCAGCCGACATGGCCAAGGACCTGGAAGCGGCCATGCGCGCCTTCGAGCCAGCTCCCAGCGCGGCACAGCTGGCGGCTTTCCTCTGCGACCTGGTAGGACGGGAACGTCCGGCGCTGGCCACCGAAGCGGCGGCCACGGTGAAACTACCGGTGAGCGCCCCAACGCCCAAGCCACCGGAACCCCAGCCGGCAGCGCCGCCAAAGCCGGAGCCGGCTCCCGCCCCCGCCCAGCCGGTGACCATCCCCGAGCTGGAGGAAGCAATCCCCCAGCGCCCGAAGCCCTCACCGCTGGTTTGGGCGGTGCCTGCAGTGCTGGTGGTGGTGGTTGGCGGGTATTTCCTCTTAACCCGCAGCAAACCGGCGGAGTCGCCCTTGCCGGCACCCACCCCCGAAGCGCAGCAGGTGGCCCAGGCGGGGATTCCGGAGCCCACGGCGCCACCGGCGTTGCCGGGGCCAGAAGCTGCCGCGCGCCCCGCAGGGCAACCGGCCGCAGCACCGGCGGTTGTCCCCACGGTGGCGGCCCCCGCGACGCGCACGCCCATCCCCACGGCGGCACCGACGCCGGCACCCACCCGGCCGGCGGCACCCACGCCCACTCCGGCTCCTGCGGTAGTCCCGCCGCCGGTGGTGCCACCCGCTGAGGTGGAGCCCACGCCTACCCCCGAACCCACACCCACGCCGAGACCCACACCTACCCCCGCTCCCGTGGTGGCCCAAGCTCCGGCGCCGGCGGTGAAAGAGGGAGACCTGGTGGATGTCCCGGACGTTTGGCCCGAGCCCATCCTCATGCCCAAACCCAACTACCCGCCGCTGGCCGCCCGCCAGCGCCAGGGGGGTACGGTGATTTTGAGCGTGCTGGTGGACGAAAATGGTGTGGTGCGGGATGTGAAAGTGCTGCGCGGCATCAAACCCGACTTAGGGCTGGATGCTGCCGCGGTGGCGGCTGTGAGGAACTGGCGATACAAACCGGCAACCAAGGATGGGGTGAAGGTGAAAACCTGGTTTACCCAACCCATACCGTTCAAGCCCCAATAG
- the rpiB gene encoding ribose 5-phosphate isomerase B — translation MKIFIASDHAGFALKRAILEHLRAAGREVEDLGTHSEESVDYPDFAHTLAARVAREAEARGILICATGIGMSMAANRHPGVRAALCHDAYTAEMARRHNNANVLCMGGKVTGEAVAKQMVDIFLATPFDGGRHARRVAKLEAKDE, via the coding sequence ATGAAGATCTTCATTGCCTCGGATCACGCCGGGTTTGCCCTGAAAAGGGCCATCCTCGAGCACCTGCGGGCCGCCGGCCGGGAGGTGGAGGACCTGGGCACCCATTCGGAAGAATCGGTGGATTACCCGGACTTTGCCCATACCCTGGCCGCCAGGGTGGCCCGCGAAGCGGAAGCCCGTGGCATCCTCATTTGCGCCACCGGCATCGGCATGAGCATGGCCGCCAACCGCCACCCCGGCGTGCGCGCCGCCCTTTGCCACGACGCCTACACCGCGGAAATGGCCCGCCGGCACAACAACGCCAACGTGCTTTGCATGGGCGGCAAGGTCACCGGCGAGGCGGTGGCCAAGCAAATGGTGGACATCTTTCTCGCCACCCCTTTTGATGGCGGTCGTCACGCCCGCCGGGTGGCCAAACTGGAGGCCAAGGATGAGTGA
- a CDS encoding serine hydroxymethyltransferase has protein sequence MSERERFFSFLEETVRQTDPEIAEALQKERGRQNHGLELIASENFVSPAVLAAMGSVMTNKYAEGYPAKRYYGGCEFVDVAEELARERAKKLFGCDHVNVQPHSGAQANMAVYLAVLQPQDVFFGMDLTHGGHLTHGHPLNFSGKTFTVVPYGVRRDTETIDYDLLRDLARKHRPRLIVCGASAYPRIIDFALIADIAHEVGAYVMADIAHIAGMVATGFHPSPVPHCEFVTTTTHKTLRGPRGGMVMCKAEFAEALDKAVFPGVQGGPLMHVIAAKAVAFAEALKPEFKAYIARVLENAKVLCQELQNLGWRMVSGGTDNHLMLLDLGPDGISGKKAEERLQRAGITVNKNTVPFDTRKPYIASGIRLGTPAVTTRGMGPEEMKLIARLIDRVLRSEDEAVWAAVRSEVEALTRAFPLYGKL, from the coding sequence ATGAGTGAAAGGGAGCGCTTTTTCTCGTTCCTGGAAGAAACCGTTCGCCAAACCGACCCGGAAATTGCCGAGGCCCTGCAAAAAGAAAGGGGCCGACAAAACCACGGGCTGGAGCTCATCGCTTCGGAAAACTTCGTCTCCCCCGCGGTGCTGGCCGCCATGGGCTCGGTGATGACCAACAAGTACGCCGAAGGCTACCCGGCCAAGCGCTACTACGGTGGCTGTGAGTTCGTGGATGTGGCGGAGGAGCTGGCCCGGGAGCGCGCCAAGAAGCTGTTCGGCTGCGATCACGTGAACGTGCAGCCGCACTCCGGGGCGCAGGCCAACATGGCGGTGTACCTGGCGGTGCTGCAACCTCAGGACGTATTTTTCGGCATGGACTTAACCCACGGCGGCCACCTCACCCACGGCCACCCCTTGAACTTTTCCGGCAAAACCTTCACCGTGGTGCCCTACGGTGTCAGGCGGGACACGGAAACCATTGACTACGACCTGCTTCGGGACTTGGCCAGGAAGCACAGGCCCCGCCTCATCGTGTGCGGGGCTTCTGCCTACCCCCGCATCATTGACTTTGCCCTCATTGCCGACATTGCCCACGAGGTGGGGGCCTACGTCATGGCCGACATTGCCCATATTGCCGGCATGGTGGCCACCGGGTTTCACCCCTCGCCGGTTCCCCACTGCGAGTTCGTCACCACCACCACCCACAAGACCCTCCGTGGGCCCCGGGGCGGCATGGTGATGTGCAAGGCGGAGTTTGCGGAAGCGCTGGATAAAGCGGTGTTTCCCGGGGTGCAGGGCGGGCCGCTGATGCACGTCATTGCCGCCAAAGCGGTGGCCTTTGCCGAGGCGCTAAAGCCAGAGTTCAAGGCGTACATTGCCCGGGTCCTGGAAAACGCCAAGGTTCTGTGCCAGGAGCTGCAAAACCTGGGTTGGCGTATGGTTTCCGGTGGCACCGACAACCACCTCATGCTTCTGGATTTGGGGCCCGACGGCATTTCCGGCAAGAAGGCCGAAGAACGGCTGCAGCGGGCGGGTATCACCGTGAACAAGAACACCGTGCCCTTTGACACCCGCAAGCCCTACATTGCCTCGGGCATCCGCCTGGGAACCCCGGCGGTCACCACCCGGGGCATGGGCCCGGAGGAAATGAAGCTCATTGCCCGTCTCATTGACCGGGTGCTGCGCAGCGAGGATGAAGCGGTATGGGCGGCGGTTCGCAGTGAGGTGGAAGCGCTTACCCGCGCTTTTCCCCTTTACGGCAAGCTTTAG
- a CDS encoding DUF4177 domain-containing protein: MERSKWEYKVLNIQSRNYQLPISYEDEMNRLGAEGWELVGIAAINFKTGATDHISLVFKRRRDGSQG, from the coding sequence ATGGAGCGCAGCAAATGGGAGTACAAGGTCCTTAACATTCAGTCCCGAAACTACCAACTGCCCATCTCCTACGAGGACGAAATGAACCGCTTGGGTGCGGAGGGGTGGGAACTGGTGGGTATTGCCGCCATTAACTTTAAAACCGGAGCCACCGATCACATTAGCCTCGTTTTTAAGCGCCGGCGGGATGGCTCTCAAGGGTAA
- the accD gene encoding acetyl-CoA carboxylase, carboxyltransferase subunit beta, with protein MVWFRRTSREERPPSRVPEGLWVKCEGCREILYRKELERSLFVCPRCGHHHRISARTRLAQLFDNGEWKELFGNVYSTDPLEFVDSKPYSERLKALREKGLKHDAMLIGVGKMGGRRVIVGAMEYAFMGGSMGSAMGEKLTRAIERCLKTRTPLVTVACSGGARMQEGVLSLMQLAKISAALAKLHQARIPFISVLTDPTTGGVTASFAMLGDINIGEPGALIGFAGPRVIEQTIRQKLPEGFQRAEFLLEHGMLDMVVPRGELKETLIRCLAHLSP; from the coding sequence ATGGTTTGGTTTCGCCGAACCAGCCGGGAGGAGCGTCCCCCCAGTCGCGTACCCGAAGGGCTTTGGGTCAAGTGCGAGGGGTGTCGGGAGATCCTTTACCGAAAGGAGCTGGAGCGCTCGCTGTTTGTTTGCCCCCGCTGCGGCCATCACCACAGGATCTCGGCTCGCACCAGGCTCGCCCAGCTTTTTGACAACGGCGAGTGGAAAGAGCTCTTCGGCAACGTGTACTCCACCGACCCCTTGGAGTTCGTGGACTCCAAGCCCTACAGCGAAAGGCTCAAAGCCCTGCGGGAAAAGGGGCTCAAGCACGACGCCATGCTCATTGGCGTGGGCAAGATGGGGGGCCGCAGGGTCATCGTTGGCGCCATGGAGTACGCCTTCATGGGGGGCTCCATGGGCTCGGCCATGGGGGAAAAGCTCACCCGCGCCATTGAACGCTGCCTGAAAACCCGCACGCCGCTGGTGACGGTTGCCTGCTCCGGCGGCGCGCGCATGCAGGAAGGCGTGCTTTCCCTCATGCAGCTGGCCAAGATTTCCGCAGCGCTTGCCAAGCTCCACCAGGCACGCATCCCGTTCATTTCCGTGCTCACCGACCCCACCACCGGCGGCGTTACCGCCTCCTTCGCCATGCTGGGGGACATCAACATCGGTGAGCCGGGAGCGCTCATTGGCTTTGCCGGGCCGCGGGTCATCGAGCAGACCATCCGGCAAAAGCTGCCCGAGGGCTTCCAGCGGGCGGAGTTCTTGCTGGAGCACGGGATGCTGGACATGGTGGTCCCCCGGGGGGAGCTGAAGGAGACGCTGATCCGGTGTCTCGCCCACCTCTCGCCCTAG